The following are encoded in a window of Pseudoalteromonas sp. MM1 genomic DNA:
- a CDS encoding M17 family metallopeptidase has translation MSALLRHTSSGIPLSFILKNELTDWQSQQPAFIQTWLTNSGFEKQGLALVPDVQTGELGHVYCLLQNQDDFWAAGELANKLPLGTYQIQGDDAFTEQVALGFVLGGYEFSEYKEKPTAKAQLAIADEALYQRIKQQADAIYLARDLVNTPAVDMMPQHLSQVMEDLANNYNGEFTQWIGDELLEQNYPTIHMVGRASENKPRLLDLKWGAKDAPLITLVGKGVCFDSGGLDLKPSSGMRNMKKDMGGAAHVIALAQLIMAANLPIRLRVLVPAVENAVSRNAFRPGDVIKTRKGIMVEIDNTDAEGRLVLCDALSEAQNDNPELIIDFATLTGACRVALGTELPGFFSTERDVANGIIDAGMDVSDPVWQLPLFDQYKSFLKSDVADMANCASTPFGGAITAALYLKEFVEPTTPWVHFDVMAWNLRALPGRPTGGEALGIRAVFNYLQSRFK, from the coding sequence AAAGCAAGGATTAGCGCTTGTGCCTGACGTGCAAACCGGCGAGCTAGGCCACGTTTATTGTTTATTACAAAACCAAGATGATTTTTGGGCCGCAGGCGAGCTTGCAAATAAATTACCGCTGGGCACGTATCAAATTCAAGGCGATGATGCCTTTACAGAGCAAGTCGCACTTGGTTTTGTGTTAGGCGGCTATGAATTTAGTGAATATAAAGAAAAGCCAACTGCCAAAGCACAATTAGCCATTGCTGATGAAGCGCTGTATCAACGTATTAAGCAACAAGCTGATGCCATTTATTTAGCGCGTGATTTAGTAAACACACCGGCAGTAGATATGATGCCGCAGCATTTATCGCAAGTAATGGAAGATTTAGCCAATAATTACAACGGCGAATTTACCCAGTGGATTGGCGATGAGCTACTTGAGCAAAATTACCCAACAATACATATGGTAGGTCGCGCGAGCGAAAACAAACCGCGTTTACTTGATTTAAAATGGGGCGCAAAAGATGCACCGCTTATAACCTTAGTCGGTAAAGGGGTATGTTTTGACTCTGGCGGGCTTGATTTAAAACCAAGCTCGGGCATGCGTAACATGAAAAAAGACATGGGCGGAGCAGCGCATGTTATTGCATTAGCACAATTAATTATGGCGGCTAACTTACCAATTAGATTGCGTGTTTTAGTGCCTGCGGTTGAAAATGCGGTATCGCGAAATGCATTTCGCCCAGGGGATGTAATTAAAACGCGTAAAGGCATTATGGTTGAAATAGACAATACCGATGCAGAAGGGCGTTTAGTGTTGTGTGATGCGCTTAGCGAAGCACAAAACGATAACCCTGAGCTAATTATTGATTTTGCGACCCTTACCGGTGCTTGCCGTGTTGCTTTAGGTACTGAGCTACCGGGCTTTTTCTCAACAGAGCGCGATGTAGCAAATGGTATTATTGATGCCGGTATGGATGTAAGTGACCCTGTATGGCAATTACCTTTATTTGATCAGTACAAAAGCTTTTTAAAGAGCGATGTAGCCGATATGGCTAATTGTGCCAGCACACCGTTTGGTGGGGCCATCACCGCAGCGCTTTATTTAAAAGAGTTTGTAGAGCCAACCACTCCATGGGTACATTTTGATGTAATGGCGTGGAATTTACGTGCTTTACCTGGGCGCCCAACAGGCGGTGAAGCGTTAGGGATTCGTGCGGTATTTAATTACTTGCAAAGCCGCTTTAAATAA
- a CDS encoding VOC family protein, with the protein MELLGIHHAAIICSDYARSKHFYSNILKLKVINEHFRAARNSYKLDLAMPDGSQIELFSFDGAPARPSYPEAQGLRHLAFKVKNVAQAKQYLESQNITVEEIRVDEITGKKFTFFADPDNLPLELYEV; encoded by the coding sequence ATGGAACTATTAGGCATTCATCATGCTGCTATTATTTGCAGTGACTACGCTCGCTCTAAGCACTTTTATAGCAACATACTTAAACTTAAAGTTATTAACGAGCACTTTAGGGCCGCGCGTAATTCGTATAAATTAGATTTAGCGATGCCTGATGGCAGCCAAATAGAGTTATTTTCGTTTGATGGCGCACCTGCAAGACCAAGCTACCCAGAAGCGCAAGGCTTAAGGCATTTAGCATTTAAAGTTAAAAACGTTGCCCAAGCAAAGCAGTATTTAGAGTCACAAAATATAACTGTGGAAGAGATAAGAGTGGATGAAATAACCGGCAAAAAATTCACCTTTTTTGCCGATCCAGATAACCTGCCACTTGAGTTATACGAGGTATAA